DNA sequence from the Amycolatopsis sp. Hca4 genome:
CGTCCGTCAGCTCGCGGGTGAGCTTGGCGAAGTCGTCCCGGTCGTACCGGATGACCTCGTCGGCGCCGGCTTCGCGGGCGAGCTTCGCCTTCTCCTCGGTCGACACGGTGCCGATCACCCGGGCGCCGCGCGCCTTCGCCAGCTGCACCAGGAGCAGGCCGACCCCGCCGGCGGCCGCGTGCACCAGCACGTCGTGGCCCGGCTTGACCTCGAAGGTGGACGCGACCAGGTAGTGCGCGGTGATGCCCTGCAGCATGGTCGCGGCGGCGGTCTCGAGCGAGACGCCTTCGGGAACCCGCACCGCGACCGACGCCGGGAGGAGCTTCCGGGCCGCGTAGCTGCCGATCGACCCCTGCCAGGCGACCCGGTCGCCGGGCGCGAAGCCGGTGTCCGCGCCCGCTTCGACGACGGTGCCGGCGCCTTCCAGGCCGGGCACGAACGGCAGCTCCATCGGGTAGATGCCCTGGCGCTGGTAGGTGTCGATGTAGTTGACCCCGGCCGCGGCGACGTCGACCAGCAGTTCGCCGGCCCCCGGGGCGCGGACGTCCACTTCGGCCGGTTCGAGCACTTCCGGGCCGCCGGTCTTCGTCACCTGCACTGCGGTGGGCATGGGTCCTCCTCGGGTCGCG
Encoded proteins:
- a CDS encoding quinone oxidoreductase, which encodes MPTAVQVTKTGGPEVLEPAEVDVRAPGAGELLVDVAAAGVNYIDTYQRQGIYPMELPFVPGLEGAGTVVEAGADTGFAPGDRVAWQGSIGSYAARKLLPASVAVRVPEGVSLETAAATMLQGITAHYLVASTFEVKPGHDVLVHAAAGGVGLLLVQLAKARGARVIGTVSTEEKAKLAREAGADEVIRYDRDDFAKLTRELTDGEGVDVVYDGVGKDTVDGSLASLKVRGLLALFGAASGPVPPLDPQRLNSGGSLYLTRPTSVHYTRTREEIDWRSKELFDAILAGELTVRIGGTYPLADARKAHEDLQGRRTTGKVLLIP